The following proteins come from a genomic window of Phnomibacter ginsenosidimutans:
- a CDS encoding asparaginase domain-containing protein: protein MAIRIFITGGTFDKEYDEITGQLFFKETHLPEMLKLGRSKLNVDIRTLMMIDSLQMTPTDRELIAEQCIRCEHNRIIITHGTDTMVETAAVLAGKNINKTIVITGAMIPYKFGSSDGLFNLGSAMAFVQTLPKGVYVAMNGRWFNWNNVWKNRQTGIFEELP from the coding sequence ATGGCAATCAGGATATTCATCACAGGCGGCACTTTCGACAAAGAATACGATGAGATTACAGGTCAGTTGTTTTTTAAAGAAACACACCTGCCCGAAATGCTGAAGCTGGGCCGCAGCAAGCTGAATGTAGACATCCGCACCCTGATGATGATAGACAGCCTGCAAATGACCCCTACCGACCGTGAACTGATTGCCGAGCAGTGCATTCGTTGCGAACACAACCGCATCATCATTACCCACGGCACCGATACGATGGTAGAAACCGCCGCTGTACTGGCTGGCAAAAACATTAATAAAACCATCGTTATTACTGGTGCTATGATCCCGTACAAGTTTGGCTCCAGCGATGGATTGTTTAACCTCGGTAGTGCCATGGCCTTTGTACAAACCTTACCCAAAGGCGTGTATGTAGCTATGAATGGCCGATGGTTCAATTGGAATAATGTATGGAAGAACCGGCAAACCGGCATTTTTGAAGAACTACCATAA
- a CDS encoding sterol desaturase family protein, protein METYGKVLLIAMPAFLVLVLFEKWYGWRKGFDTVNNMDMISSLSSGITNVTKDVLGLSVGILTYAYLVKHVAIFHISNHVLTYIIGFIVIDFQAYWVHRWNHKINILWNHHIIHHSSEEFNLACALRQSISVFVNFFAFLLLPAALLGVPTEVLAVIAPLHLFAQFWYHTRHIGKMGWVEKVLVTPSHHRVHHAINPEYLDKNLAAIFIWWDKWFGTFQEELDDVPPVYGITRPAATWNPIKINFQHLWLLMKDAWRTRNWWDKLRIWFMPTGWRPQDVEQQYPVFKIEDVYHFEKYQPPHHAWLPAWSWVQLTFMLCIISFFFGNIAAIGAPNMFVYGAFIFLSVYAYTELMDQNKNAVLWEALKNALAIGWIIYTGDWFGMGSWQSWTIPVLIAYCIVSTVVVAWFCWQIKPMQHKPVLAKA, encoded by the coding sequence ATGGAAACCTATGGTAAAGTATTGCTGATTGCGATGCCTGCTTTTTTGGTATTGGTATTGTTTGAAAAATGGTACGGCTGGCGCAAAGGCTTTGATACGGTCAACAATATGGATATGATTTCGAGCCTCAGCTCGGGCATTACCAATGTAACCAAAGACGTACTGGGGCTGAGTGTTGGCATTCTTACCTACGCTTATCTGGTGAAGCATGTGGCCATCTTTCACATCAGTAATCATGTGCTTACGTACATCATTGGTTTTATCGTCATCGATTTTCAGGCATATTGGGTGCATCGCTGGAATCACAAAATCAACATCCTCTGGAACCACCACATCATTCACCACAGCAGCGAAGAATTTAATCTGGCTTGTGCCCTGCGGCAAAGCATTTCGGTGTTTGTGAACTTCTTTGCGTTTTTGCTATTACCAGCGGCGCTGCTCGGTGTGCCCACCGAAGTATTGGCTGTGATTGCCCCCTTGCATTTGTTTGCCCAGTTTTGGTACCATACACGCCATATTGGTAAAATGGGTTGGGTAGAAAAAGTATTGGTAACCCCCAGCCACCACCGGGTACATCATGCCATCAATCCAGAGTATCTCGATAAAAATTTAGCCGCCATTTTTATCTGGTGGGACAAATGGTTTGGTACTTTTCAAGAAGAGCTGGATGATGTGCCTCCTGTGTACGGCATCACCCGCCCGGCAGCCACCTGGAATCCTATCAAAATCAACTTTCAACATTTGTGGCTGCTCATGAAAGATGCGTGGCGCACCCGCAATTGGTGGGATAAATTGCGCATCTGGTTTATGCCTACTGGCTGGCGTCCACAAGATGTGGAGCAACAATATCCAGTGTTTAAAATTGAGGATGTGTACCACTTTGAAAAATACCAGCCACCGCATCATGCATGGCTGCCGGCATGGAGTTGGGTACAGCTAACATTTATGTTGTGCATCATCAGTTTTTTCTTTGGCAATATTGCTGCCATTGGTGCGCCCAACATGTTTGTGTACGGTGCTTTCATTTTTTTAAGTGTATATGCTTACACAGAGCTGATGGATCAAAATAAAAATGCAGTGCTGTGGGAAGCGTTGAAAAATGCGCTGGCCATTGGCTGGATTATCTACACCGGCGATTGGTTTGGCATGGGCAGTTGGCAAAGCTGGACCATACCGGTGCTCATTGCCTATTGCATTGTATCAACTGTTGTGGTGGCATGGTTTTGCTGGCAAATAAAGCCAATGCAACACAAGCCCGTGCTGGCAAAAGCATGA
- a CDS encoding M61 family metallopeptidase, translating into MLLVCLLQLFVAQAQQLDYVVSMPNAAHHEANIELTVTHAPAQPLTFRMSRSSPGRYATHEFGKNVYNVFASNEKGQPLPCIKTDADVYVVEKHNGTVTLNYTLFANHADGTYASVDPTGLHLNMPASFMWVKGLEQAPISIRFVLPDSNWTVATQLHPTKDRYTFTAPHLQYFMDAPTKAGAIRYRSWQQSIGNQPAQTIRIAFDTDASDAAIDAFTTSVKKIVTEAGAVFGAYPRFDNGTYTFLASMHPWAQGDGMEHRNSTMISMPTRGDNIQFALGTFSHEFFHAWNVERIRPATLEPFNFEKSNMSDGLWLAEGFTQYYGELLEVRSGLMQEKDWLQSMNSLINTKQNRPGGKYHSVIQNSEYAVFTDAGTAIDKTNFNNTFSSYYVTGAATALALDLTLRSRFNTSLDAYMQLLWQTHGQPEKPYSMADLEKALATLTKDATFAQQFFAQYVAGTKLVDYASLVKAAGWQLQLKESGKAWAGNQLREQEGKLLIASPTLRGTPLYDAGLDAGDELISADDVPMKQMSHWVQLLQSKKPGDSLTMHYRHRGRDMHTTLVLAENPEWQLSENPTANAASKTFRSEWLGSKANQ; encoded by the coding sequence ATGCTGCTCGTTTGTCTGTTGCAGCTATTTGTAGCCCAAGCGCAGCAATTGGATTATGTGGTGAGCATGCCCAATGCAGCGCATCACGAAGCCAACATTGAATTGACCGTTACCCATGCGCCGGCACAGCCACTCACTTTTCGTATGAGCCGCTCCTCGCCGGGCCGCTATGCCACCCATGAGTTTGGAAAAAACGTGTACAACGTATTTGCCAGCAATGAAAAAGGACAACCACTCCCTTGCATTAAAACCGATGCAGATGTATACGTGGTTGAAAAACACAATGGCACCGTAACATTGAACTACACTTTGTTTGCCAACCATGCCGATGGCACCTATGCATCGGTTGACCCAACAGGTTTGCACCTGAACATGCCTGCCAGTTTTATGTGGGTAAAAGGATTGGAACAAGCACCCATCAGCATTCGCTTTGTACTACCCGACAGCAACTGGACAGTAGCGACACAACTGCATCCCACCAAAGACCGTTACACTTTTACTGCGCCCCACCTGCAGTACTTTATGGATGCACCTACCAAGGCTGGAGCCATTCGCTACCGCAGCTGGCAGCAGTCCATTGGCAACCAACCTGCACAAACCATTCGCATTGCATTTGATACCGATGCCAGCGATGCCGCCATTGATGCATTTACTACATCAGTGAAAAAAATTGTAACAGAAGCCGGCGCTGTGTTTGGCGCCTATCCAAGGTTTGACAATGGCACCTACACGTTTTTAGCCAGCATGCATCCTTGGGCCCAAGGCGATGGCATGGAACATCGTAACTCCACCATGATTTCGATGCCCACACGTGGCGATAACATTCAATTTGCACTGGGTACATTTTCACATGAGTTCTTTCATGCCTGGAATGTAGAACGCATTCGACCTGCAACGTTGGAGCCTTTCAATTTTGAAAAAAGCAACATGAGTGATGGCTTGTGGTTAGCAGAAGGCTTTACGCAGTACTATGGTGAATTGCTCGAAGTACGCAGCGGATTGATGCAAGAAAAAGATTGGCTGCAAAGCATGAACAGCCTCATCAATACCAAACAAAACAGACCCGGCGGCAAATATCATTCGGTGATACAAAACAGTGAGTATGCTGTGTTTACAGATGCAGGAACGGCCATTGATAAAACCAATTTCAACAATACATTCAGCAGCTACTATGTAACTGGAGCTGCAACTGCCCTCGCATTGGATCTCACATTACGCAGCCGGTTCAACACTTCATTGGATGCATACATGCAACTGCTGTGGCAGACACATGGCCAACCAGAAAAACCTTACAGCATGGCCGATTTGGAAAAAGCACTGGCCACGCTTACCAAGGATGCAACCTTTGCGCAACAGTTTTTTGCGCAGTATGTGGCCGGTACCAAACTTGTTGATTATGCTTCGTTGGTAAAAGCGGCTGGCTGGCAACTGCAATTGAAAGAATCCGGCAAGGCCTGGGCCGGCAACCAACTCAGAGAGCAAGAGGGCAAACTGCTGATTGCATCACCCACCTTACGGGGCACACCACTGTATGATGCTGGTTTGGATGCAGGCGATGAGCTCATCAGCGCCGATGATGTACCAATGAAACAAATGAGCCATTGGGTGCAATTGCTGCAAAGCAAAAAGCCCGGCGATTCATTGACAATGCACTATCGCCACCGGGGTCGTGATATGCATACCACTTTGGTATTGGCAGAAAATCCGGAGTGGCAACTGTCCGAAAATCCAACCGCAAATGCTGCCAGCAAAACTTTTCGCAGCGAATGGTTGGGTAGCAAAGCCAATCAATAG
- a CDS encoding nucleoside deaminase, producing MITDREKHFMQLAIEESTLGLHAGHGGPFGCIIVKGDEVIARAHNEVLCSNDPTAHAEVVAIRKACAALASFQLDGCEMYCSCEPCPMCLGAIYWARPDKVYYANEPADAAAVGFDDQFIYDEINLPKAERRIPFIALRVPNQDIAFKTWQQMENKHLY from the coding sequence ATGATTACAGATCGGGAAAAGCATTTCATGCAACTGGCAATTGAAGAAAGTACGTTGGGATTACATGCAGGTCATGGTGGGCCATTTGGCTGCATCATAGTAAAAGGCGATGAAGTGATAGCCCGTGCTCACAACGAAGTGCTCTGCAGCAACGACCCCACGGCCCATGCCGAAGTGGTGGCCATTCGCAAGGCTTGTGCAGCGCTGGCTAGCTTTCAGTTGGATGGTTGTGAAATGTATTGCAGCTGCGAACCTTGCCCCATGTGCCTCGGTGCCATTTACTGGGCCCGGCCCGATAAAGTGTATTATGCCAATGAGCCGGCAGATGCTGCTGCAGTTGGCTTCGACGATCAGTTCATTTACGACGAAATCAATTTGCCCAAAGCAGAGCGGCGTATTCCGTTTATTGCGCTGCGGGTGCCCAATCAGGACATTGCGTTTAAAACATGGCAGCAAATGGAGAACAAACATTTGTACTAA